One part of the Caproiciproducens sp. CPB-2 genome encodes these proteins:
- a CDS encoding DNA polymerase III subunit alpha, with translation MFVHLHLHTEYSLLDGACRITELLNTAAGRGDTAVAITDHGVMYGAVDFYKEAKKRGIKPIIGCEVYVAQRTRFDKVHELDSEHRHLVLLCENNTGYQNLIAMVSKSWTEGFYSKPRVDFDLLREHHEGLIALSACLAGEIPRALTAGDYNGAKEAALRYRDIFGEDNFYLELQDHGLREQKRINPSIIKLSEETGIPLIVTNDCHYISQEDNKMHHILLCIQTNHTIEDKDGMEFGSDQFYYKSEEEMRALFPDHPEAADNTVRIAERCNVEFEFGKTKLPHFDTPNGQENTAFFRDKCYEGLYRHYGEDPASELVERLEYELNTIEHMGYVNYYLIVYDFVRYAKEAGIPVGPGRGSGAGSLAAYCIGITGIDPIRYNLLFERFLNPERVSMPDFDIDFSDERRQEMIEYVVRKYGADHVAQIVTFGTMAARGSIRDVGRAMAVPYATVDGVAKLVPMEPNITLEKALKASVDLRQRYDTDPQIHELIDMARKLEGMPRNASTHAAGVVITDRPVAEYVPLAKNNDSVVTQYTMTTLEELGLLKMDFLGLRNLSVIRDAQDMIAAQRPGFQIEDIPLDDKKVYAMLSSGATDGVFQFESAGMRSVIMQLRPEYIEDLIAVISLYRPGPMESIPRYVENRHHPEKVSYRHPLLKDILDVTYGCIVYQEQVMQIFRTLAGYSLGRADIVRRAMSKKKAAVMEREREIFLYGLTNEKGEIEVDGCIRRGVDEPTAKAIYGEMESFASYAFNKSHAAAYALLSYQTAWLKCFYPREYMAALMTSVLDNNNKLAAYIAECMRLGIRVLPPNVNQSGVGFTVAGKDIRFGLLAVRNLGRGFIVSTLRDRKENGQYTTFYGFCKRMYGELNRRALESLIKCGALDGLGVNRRQMLTSVGNIMDHLDDDKRRNVDGQMGFFDTPAQTADDEEYSIAEMPDFSAGDKLSMEKEVTGMYLSGHPMAEYINQYDAVHASRTGDILDDARENGGRFHDGDTVTLLGIIAGVKMKVTKSNTTMAFVTLEDMFGSMEVLVFPKILAQYAEWITEGKIVKMFGRISMREDEEAKLVCESVGPAPSLHGGSEKSAGAAKPAHPGLYIKVPEEQSELYDRAKKYLAIFDGRTPLYIYFVNTKKLVRAPFSMYVSVNDILVRELKNLLGEKNVAVVKEIQQ, from the coding sequence ATGTTTGTTCATCTGCATCTGCACACCGAGTACAGCCTGCTGGACGGCGCGTGCCGTATCACAGAGCTGCTGAATACCGCCGCCGGGCGGGGAGACACCGCCGTAGCGATTACCGACCACGGGGTCATGTACGGCGCGGTCGATTTTTATAAGGAAGCCAAAAAGCGCGGCATCAAGCCGATCATCGGGTGCGAGGTCTACGTCGCCCAGCGCACGCGCTTTGACAAGGTGCACGAGCTGGACTCGGAGCACCGGCATCTGGTCCTTCTCTGTGAAAACAACACCGGCTACCAGAATCTGATCGCCATGGTATCGAAGTCATGGACGGAGGGTTTTTACAGCAAGCCGCGCGTGGATTTCGACCTTTTACGGGAGCACCATGAGGGGCTCATTGCCCTTTCCGCCTGCCTTGCGGGAGAAATCCCGCGCGCCCTGACCGCGGGCGACTACAACGGAGCAAAGGAAGCCGCTCTGCGCTACCGCGATATTTTTGGGGAGGACAATTTCTATCTGGAGCTGCAGGATCACGGTCTGAGAGAGCAAAAGCGCATCAATCCGTCCATCATAAAGCTTTCGGAGGAAACGGGAATCCCGCTTATTGTGACCAACGACTGCCATTACATCAGTCAGGAAGACAATAAAATGCATCATATCCTCCTTTGTATCCAGACCAACCACACGATTGAGGATAAGGACGGTATGGAATTCGGCAGCGATCAGTTCTATTACAAGAGCGAAGAGGAAATGCGCGCCCTGTTCCCGGATCATCCGGAGGCCGCGGACAATACGGTCCGTATCGCAGAGCGGTGCAATGTGGAGTTTGAATTCGGCAAAACCAAGCTGCCGCATTTTGATACGCCGAACGGACAGGAGAACACGGCGTTTTTCCGTGACAAATGTTACGAGGGCCTTTACAGGCATTATGGAGAAGACCCCGCAAGCGAGCTGGTCGAGCGGCTGGAATATGAATTAAATACCATTGAGCATATGGGATACGTCAATTATTACCTGATCGTCTACGATTTTGTACGCTATGCGAAGGAAGCCGGTATCCCGGTGGGGCCCGGAAGAGGCTCCGGCGCGGGCAGCCTTGCGGCGTATTGTATCGGGATTACGGGAATCGATCCCATTCGGTACAACCTGTTGTTTGAGCGCTTTCTCAACCCCGAGCGCGTCAGTATGCCGGACTTTGACATCGACTTTTCCGACGAACGCCGTCAGGAAATGATCGAGTACGTCGTGCGGAAATACGGCGCTGACCATGTTGCCCAGATCGTCACCTTCGGCACCATGGCGGCGCGGGGCTCCATCCGCGATGTGGGCCGCGCCATGGCGGTTCCCTATGCGACGGTGGACGGGGTCGCGAAGCTGGTGCCGATGGAACCGAACATCACGCTGGAAAAGGCGCTCAAAGCTTCCGTCGATTTAAGGCAGCGCTACGACACTGATCCCCAGATTCATGAACTGATCGATATGGCGAGAAAGCTGGAGGGGATGCCGCGCAACGCCTCCACCCACGCCGCGGGCGTCGTTATTACGGACAGGCCGGTCGCGGAGTATGTGCCGCTTGCCAAAAACAATGATTCCGTAGTCACGCAGTATACCATGACCACGCTGGAAGAGCTCGGCCTGCTGAAAATGGACTTTCTCGGCCTGCGCAACCTCTCCGTCATCCGCGACGCGCAGGACATGATCGCCGCGCAGCGGCCGGGTTTTCAGATTGAGGACATTCCGCTTGACGATAAAAAAGTGTACGCCATGCTTTCCAGCGGCGCGACCGACGGCGTGTTCCAGTTTGAATCCGCCGGGATGCGCAGTGTCATCATGCAGCTGAGGCCGGAATACATCGAAGACTTGATCGCGGTCATTTCGCTTTACCGCCCGGGTCCGATGGAATCCATTCCGCGCTATGTCGAAAACCGCCATCATCCGGAAAAGGTTTCTTACCGCCATCCGCTGCTAAAGGATATTCTGGACGTTACCTACGGCTGTATTGTCTATCAGGAACAGGTGATGCAGATTTTCCGTACGCTGGCGGGCTATTCGCTGGGGCGCGCGGATATCGTGCGCCGTGCGATGAGCAAGAAAAAAGCCGCCGTGATGGAGAGGGAACGGGAAATCTTCCTCTACGGCCTGACTAACGAAAAGGGAGAGATTGAAGTGGACGGCTGCATCCGCCGGGGTGTGGACGAGCCGACGGCAAAAGCCATCTACGGCGAAATGGAAAGCTTCGCGTCCTACGCCTTCAACAAATCCCACGCCGCGGCCTACGCGCTGCTGAGCTATCAGACCGCCTGGCTCAAATGCTTCTATCCGCGCGAATATATGGCGGCGCTGATGACCAGCGTGCTGGACAACAACAATAAGCTGGCGGCTTACATAGCCGAGTGTATGCGCCTGGGCATCCGCGTGCTGCCGCCCAACGTCAACCAGAGCGGCGTCGGCTTTACCGTTGCGGGGAAAGACATCCGCTTCGGCCTGCTCGCCGTGAGAAATCTGGGCAGGGGATTCATTGTCAGCACCCTGCGCGACCGGAAGGAAAACGGGCAGTATACCACGTTCTACGGCTTCTGCAAGCGTATGTACGGTGAACTGAACCGGCGCGCGCTGGAAAGCCTGATCAAATGCGGGGCGCTGGACGGGCTTGGCGTCAACCGCAGGCAGATGCTGACCAGTGTCGGTAATATCATGGATCATCTCGACGACGACAAGCGCCGCAATGTGGACGGCCAGATGGGCTTTTTCGACACTCCCGCCCAGACGGCCGACGACGAGGAGTATTCCATAGCGGAAATGCCTGATTTCAGCGCCGGCGACAAGCTTTCCATGGAAAAAGAAGTGACCGGCATGTATCTTTCCGGTCATCCCATGGCAGAATATATCAATCAGTATGACGCGGTCCACGCAAGCCGCACCGGCGATATCCTTGACGACGCAAGGGAGAACGGAGGGCGCTTTCACGACGGCGATACGGTGACTCTCCTCGGGATTATTGCCGGCGTAAAAATGAAAGTGACCAAGAGTAATACCACGATGGCGTTTGTGACGTTGGAAGACATGTTCGGCTCTATGGAGGTTCTGGTTTTTCCGAAAATCCTCGCCCAGTATGCCGAGTGGATCACGGAAGGAAAAATCGTGAAAATGTTCGGCAGAATCAGTATGCGCGAAGACGAAGAGGCCAAGCTGGTCTGTGAGTCGGTCGGCCCGGCTCCCTCCCTTCACGGGGGTTCCGAAAAAAGTGCGGGAGCCGCAAAGCCCGCGCACCCGGGGCTTTACATCAAAGTGCCAGAGGAGCAGTCGGAGCTTTATGACCGGGCCAAAAAATACCTTGCCATTTTTGACGGCAGGACGCCGCTTTATATTTACTTTGTCAATACCAAAAAGCTGGTGCGGGCTCCCTTTTCCATGTATGTCAGCGTCAACGATATTTTGGTGCGGGAATTAAAAAATCTGCTCGGAGAAAAAAATGTGGCGGTTGTAAAGGAAATACAACAATAA
- the whiA gene encoding DNA-binding protein WhiA → MSFASETKTELCQAMPQKSCCRKAECYGMLLFGRSFSQNAVSLTIQNTAAAHRAAQLTAETAGVVVDVSTSLLRRKERKSAFTVAVSGGGQREEVLSCFGHTGKEIHLRINRANMENDCCACAFLRGVFLSCGTVSDPSKDYHLEFVVPFMNLARDLCAFISEIYELDLQPGLLNRKGSYVVYIKGSEHVADFLTFMGAGKAAMSLMQVKMLKEVRNNVNRKTNFETANIDKTASAAAEQIVAIEKIIRSAGGLSALPEELRELAVLRCRYPEMSLRELGATLSEPLSRSGVNHRLQRIMEFARVL, encoded by the coding sequence ATGTCATTTGCGTCTGAAACAAAAACCGAACTTTGTCAGGCGATGCCGCAAAAATCCTGCTGCCGGAAAGCGGAATGCTACGGCATGCTTTTATTCGGCCGCAGCTTTTCTCAAAATGCCGTTTCCCTGACGATTCAAAACACCGCCGCCGCTCACAGGGCCGCGCAGCTTACCGCGGAAACCGCCGGGGTGGTCGTGGATGTTTCCACCTCCCTTTTGCGCCGGAAGGAGCGCAAAAGCGCTTTTACCGTTGCCGTATCCGGCGGCGGACAAAGGGAAGAGGTGCTTTCCTGTTTCGGGCACACGGGAAAAGAAATCCATCTTCGGATCAACCGTGCCAATATGGAAAACGATTGCTGCGCCTGCGCGTTTCTGCGGGGCGTTTTTCTTTCCTGCGGCACCGTATCCGACCCCAGCAAGGACTATCATCTGGAATTCGTGGTGCCGTTTATGAACCTTGCCAGGGATTTATGCGCCTTTATCAGCGAAATCTATGAGCTCGACCTGCAGCCGGGTCTGCTGAACCGGAAGGGTTCGTACGTAGTCTATATCAAGGGGAGCGAGCATGTCGCGGATTTCCTGACCTTTATGGGCGCCGGAAAGGCCGCCATGAGCCTGATGCAGGTCAAAATGCTGAAAGAGGTCCGCAACAACGTCAACCGGAAAACCAATTTTGAGACGGCGAATATTGACAAGACGGCGTCCGCCGCGGCGGAACAGATTGTCGCAATCGAAAAGATCATCCGTTCGGCCGGGGGATTGTCCGCACTGCCGGAGGAACTGCGGGAGCTTGCCGTGCTGCGCTGCCGGTATCCCGAAATGTCGCTCCGCGAGCTCGGCGCGACGCTCTCCGAACCGCTCAGCCGGTCCGGGGTGAACCACCGTCTGCAGCGCATTATGGAGTTTGCGAGAGTATTATAA
- the rapZ gene encoding RNase adapter RapZ has translation MEFLIITGLSGAGKSRAIDALEDIGFYCIDNIPPKLIIAFYEMSKQAKGTLSRVAVVTDIRGGDMFSSLFETLDQMKSENKEYKILFLDANDSVLMNRFKETRRKHPLVENCLGSLEQAVKLERDVLKPVRECADYIIDTSYLSPAQLKERISSLFLGDSSDALMIHCVSFGFKYGIPAESDLVFDVRCLPNPYYVEDLRNLTGLDEPVRSYVMKWEQTQGFIERFLNLIDYMIPLYCNEGKSQLVIAIGCTGGHHRSVALAQLLYNHLLEQNRRTSVNHRDIQKQ, from the coding sequence ATGGAGTTTCTAATTATTACGGGCCTTTCGGGCGCGGGGAAATCCCGCGCCATTGACGCGTTGGAGGATATTGGCTTTTACTGCATCGATAATATCCCTCCCAAGCTGATCATCGCTTTTTATGAAATGTCCAAACAGGCGAAAGGCACGCTGTCGCGGGTGGCGGTCGTCACCGATATCCGCGGAGGGGACATGTTTTCCAGCCTGTTTGAAACGCTTGACCAGATGAAAAGCGAGAATAAGGAATATAAAATCCTGTTTCTGGACGCGAACGATTCTGTGCTGATGAACCGTTTTAAGGAAACCCGCCGCAAGCATCCGCTGGTGGAAAATTGTCTCGGCTCGCTGGAACAGGCCGTAAAGCTGGAACGGGATGTTTTAAAGCCGGTCCGCGAATGCGCGGACTATATCATCGATACCTCGTATCTTTCTCCCGCGCAATTGAAAGAACGCATTTCCAGCCTGTTCCTGGGCGATTCCTCCGACGCGCTGATGATCCACTGCGTTTCCTTTGGTTTCAAGTACGGGATTCCCGCCGAGTCGGATCTGGTGTTTGACGTGCGCTGTCTGCCGAACCCCTACTATGTTGAGGATTTACGCAACCTGACCGGGCTTGACGAGCCGGTGCGCAGCTATGTGATGAAATGGGAGCAGACGCAGGGCTTTATCGAACGCTTTCTGAATCTGATCGATTACATGATCCCGCTCTACTGCAACGAGGGGAAAAGCCAGCTCGTGATTGCGATCGGCTGCACCGGCGGGCATCATCGCTCCGTTGCCCTGGCCCAGCTTCTGTACAACCATCTGCTGGAACAGAACAGGAGGACAAGCGTCAACCACCGCGATATCCAAAAGCAATAA
- the murB gene encoding UDP-N-acetylmuramate dehydrogenase, giving the protein MNHLEQLALTAEDLGCKVSRKEPMSRHTTFKIGGPADLFITVSSRAEIQKLYRAAAELKVPLMPIGNGSNMLVSDNGIRGAVVALDGEFREIRQNPDGTVSCGAGASLAGVCVFAREHSLTGLEFAWGIPGAAGGAAFMNAGAYNQEMKSVLLSCTHVTKEGKIGMLSGEALQLGYRRSAYTDNGYTILELRLDLKPGDQDEISAEMDDLYRRRKSKQPLELPSAGSVFKRPEGHFAGTLIEACGLKGRTVGGAMVSPKHAGFIVNTGGATCRDVTELIKIIQDTVYQQTKISLECEVKTIGG; this is encoded by the coding sequence ATGAATCATTTAGAACAGCTTGCCCTGACGGCGGAAGACCTGGGCTGTAAGGTCAGCCGTAAAGAACCGATGAGCCGGCACACCACCTTTAAAATCGGGGGACCGGCGGATTTGTTTATTACCGTGTCCTCACGTGCGGAAATCCAGAAACTGTACCGCGCGGCGGCCGAACTAAAAGTACCCCTGATGCCGATCGGCAACGGCTCCAACATGCTTGTGAGCGACAACGGGATACGGGGCGCGGTTGTCGCGCTGGACGGCGAGTTCCGCGAAATCAGACAGAACCCGGACGGTACGGTTTCCTGCGGCGCGGGCGCGTCCCTGGCGGGAGTCTGCGTTTTCGCCAGGGAGCATTCGCTGACCGGCCTTGAGTTCGCGTGGGGAATTCCCGGCGCGGCGGGCGGAGCCGCGTTTATGAACGCGGGCGCCTACAATCAGGAAATGAAGAGCGTGCTTCTTTCCTGCACGCATGTTACAAAGGAAGGGAAAATCGGCATGCTGTCCGGCGAAGCGCTGCAGCTGGGTTACCGCCGCAGCGCCTATACCGACAACGGATACACCATTCTGGAGCTCAGGCTCGATCTGAAGCCGGGAGATCAGGACGAAATTTCGGCGGAAATGGATGACCTTTACCGCCGCAGAAAATCAAAGCAGCCGCTGGAACTGCCGAGCGCGGGAAGCGTGTTTAAACGGCCGGAAGGCCACTTTGCCGGCACCCTCATAGAGGCCTGCGGCCTGAAGGGCAGAACGGTGGGGGGCGCGATGGTCAGCCCCAAGCACGCGGGCTTTATTGTCAACACCGGCGGCGCGACCTGCCGGGATGTGACGGAGCTGATTAAAATCATCCAGGATACGGTTTATCAGCAGACGAAGATATCTTTGGAATGCGAAGTGAAAACCATTGGCGGTTAG
- a CDS encoding phosphatase, with protein MNIIADTHTHTLASTHAYSTLQEMVHAAFLKKLYAIAITDHGITMPGAPGRWYFHNLRIIPHLLEGVLVLRGQETNIIDFDGNIDLEKDSISTMDWVVASIHAEAVPKERPTVEEVTNAWMNIAKNPHIHVIGHSGTQKYRYDYESVIPEFGRRGKLVELNESSFTGRESSIPNCKKIMEICKKRGVPVIVNTDSHFSSLVGCFDRSLALLKELDFPEELVVNSSVERFQAYLREYTNVFSDPLLQ; from the coding sequence ATGAATATCATCGCAGATACCCATACGCATACGCTCGCGTCCACACACGCCTACAGCACCTTGCAGGAAATGGTACACGCAGCGTTTTTAAAGAAGCTTTATGCCATCGCCATTACCGACCATGGCATCACCATGCCGGGAGCGCCGGGCCGCTGGTACTTTCACAATTTAAGGATCATTCCTCATCTTCTCGAAGGGGTGCTTGTCCTGCGCGGGCAGGAGACCAATATCATTGATTTTGACGGCAATATCGACCTTGAAAAGGACAGCATCTCTACGATGGACTGGGTGGTTGCCTCCATTCACGCGGAAGCGGTTCCGAAGGAAAGACCGACTGTCGAGGAAGTTACAAACGCATGGATGAATATTGCGAAAAATCCGCATATTCATGTAATCGGGCACAGCGGTACGCAGAAATACCGGTACGACTACGAGTCGGTAATCCCGGAATTCGGGCGGCGGGGAAAGCTGGTGGAGCTGAACGAAAGCAGCTTTACCGGAAGGGAATCGTCCATCCCCAACTGCAAAAAAATCATGGAAATCTGTAAAAAGCGCGGTGTGCCGGTGATTGTCAACACGGATTCCCATTTTTCCAGCCTGGTGGGCTGTTTTGACCGGTCGCTGGCGCTGCTGAAGGAACTGGATTTCCCCGAGGAGCTTGTGGTGAATTCCAGCGTGGAGCGTTTTCAGGCATACCTCAGAGAGTATACGAATGTTTTTAGCGATCCTTTATTACAGTAA
- the hprK gene encoding HPr(Ser) kinase/phosphatase → MSSNFTVPLSKVIGELSLDTIYMPGDPKEILISSTDVNRPGLELNGFYDYYDTRRIIIFGNAEASFLRSISSDKRSTVLNEIFSQKPPAAIIARSIEPMSELLEAVKAHEIPLLTTPETTSSLVASLVSFMNVELAPRITRHGVLIEVYGEGILLVGDSGVGKSETAIELIKRGHRLIADDAVEIRKVSAKSLVGQAPDNIRHFIELRGIGIINARRIFGMGAVKLTEKIDMVINLEIWDNNKVYDRMGIDSEYTEILGIKVPVLTIPVKPGRNLAIIIEVAAMNNRQKKMGYNAAQELMQNLGMDISVLQESEKKLDLDL, encoded by the coding sequence TTGAGCAGCAATTTTACGGTGCCTCTGTCCAAGGTGATCGGCGAACTGTCGCTGGATACGATTTATATGCCCGGAGACCCTAAAGAAATTCTGATTTCTTCCACGGATGTCAACCGTCCGGGACTGGAGCTGAACGGGTTCTATGATTATTACGATACAAGGCGCATTATTATTTTCGGCAACGCGGAGGCCTCCTTTTTGAGGTCGATTTCCTCCGATAAACGCAGCACAGTTCTGAACGAGATTTTTTCCCAAAAGCCTCCCGCCGCGATTATTGCGCGCAGCATAGAGCCGATGTCCGAACTGCTGGAAGCGGTCAAAGCCCATGAAATACCGCTTTTAACAACGCCGGAGACGACCTCCAGCCTGGTGGCTTCCCTGGTTTCCTTCATGAACGTGGAGCTTGCCCCGCGGATTACGCGCCATGGAGTGCTGATCGAGGTTTACGGCGAGGGAATCCTTCTGGTCGGCGACAGCGGTGTTGGCAAAAGCGAAACGGCCATTGAACTGATTAAGCGCGGCCACCGCCTCATAGCGGACGACGCGGTGGAAATACGCAAGGTGTCCGCCAAATCGCTGGTCGGACAGGCCCCGGATAACATTCGGCATTTTATTGAGCTTCGCGGCATAGGCATTATTAACGCCCGCCGCATTTTCGGTATGGGCGCCGTCAAGCTGACGGAAAAGATCGATATGGTGATCAACCTGGAAATCTGGGACAATAACAAGGTTTACGACCGCATGGGCATCGACAGCGAATACACGGAAATTCTTGGCATCAAGGTGCCCGTGCTGACCATTCCGGTGAAGCCGGGCAGAAACCTCGCGATCATCATCGAGGTGGCCGCCATGAACAACCGTCAGAAAAAGATGGGCTACAACGCGGCGCAGGAGCTGATGCAGAATCTCGGCATGGATATTTCCGTGCTGCAGGAATCGGAAAAAAAGCTGGATCTGGATTTATAA
- a CDS encoding CdaR family protein, with translation MKNKKFNIGRLFYDDKFVMLFSVLFSIVLWIFMATGNTEEFPRQITDVPVVINLSDAAQEDGLKVFSPVDQTATVSIKGNSLIVNQIKASDMQVVAPLASTITSPGSYTFNLSVQKKGTLSDYEWVSISPSQAIITVDRYAEKTFTIQNDIKYKPGYQSDPAFFVSAPTFSSDTVTVSGPEKEVSQINRVSVQYEISDTLRESRSFTTDLVMYDANGNKITSNKLKMSEQKVDVTIPVLARQVLPLSVNFTNKPLGLSLSSGQIKIDPQTIEVAGPQDVLANLTEVSLAPLDFSGISPTRNSFDVNVTLPATCKNLSNVPVAKVTLDLSSMATRQMVVNNFTVKNLAADKSATVYTKTLTVTVVGPEAEISKLTENSLSAQIDMSGKENFTGHTEMPVTISVGNSVSTWVYGSYMANISVTSKSG, from the coding sequence ATGAAAAATAAAAAATTTAATATAGGCCGTTTATTTTATGACGATAAATTTGTAATGCTGTTTTCCGTCCTTTTCTCCATTGTCCTGTGGATTTTTATGGCTACCGGAAACACCGAGGAGTTTCCCCGGCAAATCACCGATGTGCCGGTCGTCATCAATCTTTCGGACGCCGCGCAGGAGGACGGGTTAAAGGTTTTCAGCCCGGTCGACCAGACCGCGACCGTATCCATTAAAGGCAACAGCCTGATTGTCAATCAGATCAAGGCTTCCGATATGCAGGTCGTCGCTCCGCTGGCCTCGACCATTACCAGCCCCGGAAGCTATACATTTAATTTGTCGGTACAGAAAAAAGGGACCCTTTCCGATTACGAGTGGGTTTCCATTTCCCCCAGCCAGGCGATCATCACAGTGGACCGGTATGCGGAAAAGACCTTTACCATCCAGAATGACATCAAATACAAGCCGGGTTATCAGTCGGATCCCGCTTTTTTTGTCAGCGCGCCTACCTTCAGCAGCGACACGGTCACGGTTTCGGGCCCTGAAAAGGAAGTCTCACAGATCAACAGGGTGTCCGTACAGTACGAGATCAGCGACACGCTGAGAGAATCCAGGAGCTTTACGACCGATTTGGTCATGTACGATGCAAACGGCAATAAAATCACAAGCAACAAGCTGAAAATGAGCGAGCAGAAGGTGGATGTCACCATTCCAGTCCTTGCAAGGCAGGTCCTGCCTCTCAGCGTGAACTTTACCAACAAGCCTCTGGGGCTGTCGCTTTCCTCCGGCCAGATCAAAATTGACCCCCAGACCATCGAAGTGGCGGGTCCGCAGGATGTGCTGGCCAATCTGACGGAGGTCAGTCTTGCTCCGCTGGATTTTTCGGGCATCAGCCCGACGAGAAATTCCTTTGACGTGAACGTGACCCTTCCGGCGACCTGCAAGAACCTGAGCAATGTTCCGGTTGCCAAGGTTACGCTGGATTTGAGCTCCATGGCCACGCGGCAAATGGTTGTCAATAATTTCACCGTTAAGAATCTCGCGGCTGACAAGTCCGCCACCGTTTATACCAAGACCCTGACGGTTACGGTTGTCGGGCCGGAGGCTGAGATTTCCAAGCTGACGGAAAACAGCCTTTCCGCTCAGATCGATATGTCCGGCAAAGAAAATTTCACCGGGCACACGGAAATGCCGGTCACCATCAGTGTGGGGAATTCCGTAAGCACCTGGGTCTACGGAAGCTATATGGCGAATATCAGTGTCACTTCTAAAAGCGGATAG
- the cdaA gene encoding diadenylate cyclase CdaA — MDVVVTIWNSFIGIVKLFRVSDALDVILVSFIIYSGIKLVRETRAEQLIKGIIVLLAVWGVSYALKLYMMKNLLTYFFQFSVVAIMVVFQPEIRRALEQIGRSGMGNKHWLFGVSNDDLETLRQQNRRGVNAVVDAAAVLQKQKTGALIVFEMQTKLGDIIDTGTVVNAIPSSPIICNIFFNKAPLHDGAMIMRSGMVYAAGCILPLTKNDSVSIELGTRHRAAIGMSENSDAVVVVVSEETGQISVAVNGVLTRNYTRETLKSELENLILTSEAESGEKRQSIIPSIRRAKKK; from the coding sequence ATGGATGTCGTTGTGACCATATGGAATTCGTTTATCGGTATTGTGAAACTGTTTCGTGTTTCCGATGCGTTGGACGTCATTCTGGTTTCCTTTATCATTTACAGTGGAATAAAACTGGTTCGTGAAACAAGAGCGGAGCAGCTGATTAAAGGAATTATTGTGCTTCTGGCCGTGTGGGGTGTGTCCTATGCCCTGAAGCTTTATATGATGAAAAACCTGCTGACCTATTTTTTTCAATTCAGCGTTGTGGCCATTATGGTGGTCTTTCAGCCGGAAATCCGGCGTGCGCTGGAACAGATCGGCCGCAGCGGGATGGGGAATAAGCACTGGCTGTTCGGTGTTTCAAACGATGATCTTGAAACGCTGAGGCAGCAAAACCGCAGGGGCGTGAATGCCGTTGTCGATGCCGCGGCGGTTTTGCAGAAACAGAAAACGGGCGCCCTGATTGTTTTTGAAATGCAGACAAAGCTGGGCGATATTATTGATACGGGTACGGTGGTGAATGCCATTCCGTCCTCGCCCATTATCTGCAATATCTTCTTCAACAAGGCTCCGCTTCACGACGGCGCCATGATTATGCGCAGCGGTATGGTGTATGCCGCTGGCTGCATTCTGCCGCTGACAAAGAACGACAGCGTCAGCATTGAACTCGGTACCCGCCACCGCGCCGCGATCGGCATGAGTGAGAACTCCGATGCCGTCGTGGTTGTGGTGTCCGAAGAAACGGGGCAGATTTCCGTTGCCGTAAACGGCGTCCTCACGCGCAATTACACCAGGGAAACGCTGAAAAGCGAGCTGGAAAACCTGATTCTGACCAGTGAGGCCGAATCGGGCGAGAAGCGCCAGAGCATTATCCCTTCGATAAGGAGGGCGAAAAAGAAATGA